One genomic segment of Pongo pygmaeus isolate AG05252 chromosome 19, NHGRI_mPonPyg2-v2.0_pri, whole genome shotgun sequence includes these proteins:
- the SLC25A39 gene encoding probable mitochondrial glutathione transporter SLC25A39 isoform X1, translated as MADQDPAGISPLQQMVASGAGAVVTSLFMTPLDVVKVRLQSQRPSMASELMPSSRLWSLSYTKLPSSLQSTGKCLLYCNGVLEPLYLCPNGARCATWFQDPTRFTGTMDAFVKIVRHEGTRTLWSGLPATLVMTVPATAIYFTAYDQLKAFLCGRALTSDLYAPMVAGALARLGTVTVISPLELMRTKLQAQHVSYRELGACVRTAVAQGGWRSLWLGWGPTALRDVPFSALYWFNYELVKSWLSGLRPKDQTSVGMSFVAGGISGTVAAVLTLPFDVVKTQRQIALGAMEAVRVNPLHVDSTWLLLRRIQAESGTKGLFAGFLPRIIKAAPSCAIMISTYEFGKSFFQRLNQDRLLGG; from the exons atggctgaccaGGACCCTGCGGGCATCAGCCCTCTCCAGCAAATGGTAGCCTCAGGCGCCGGGGCTGTGGTCACCTCCCTCTTCA TGACACCCCTGGACGTGGTGAAGGTTCGCTTGCAGTCTCAGCGGCCCTCCATGGCCAGCG AGCTAATGCCTTCCTCCAGACTGTGGAGCCTCTCCTATACCAAAT TGCCCTCCTCTCTCCAATCCACAGGGAAGTGCCTCCTGTACTGCAATGGTGTCCTGGAGCCTCTGTACCTGTGCCCAAATGGTGCCCGCTGTGCCACCTGGTTTCAAGACCCTACCCGCTTCACTGGCACCATG GATGCCTTCGTGAAGATCGTGAGGCACGAGGGCACCAGGACCCTCTGGAGCGGCCTTCCCGCCACCCT AGTGATGACTGTGCCAGCTACCGCCATCTACTTCACTGCCTACGACCAACTGAAGGCCTTCCTGTGTGGTCGAGCCCTGACCTCTGACCTCTACGCACCCATGGTGGCTGGCGCGCTGGCCCGCC TGGGCACCGTGACTGTGATTAGCCCCCTGGAGCTTATGCGGACAAAGCTGCAGGCTCAGCATGTATCATACCGGGAGCTGGGTGCCTGTGTTCGAACTGCGGTGGCTCAGGGTGGCTGGCGCTCACTGTGGCTGGGCTGGGGCCCCACTGCCCTTCGAGATGTGCCCTTCTCAG CCCTGTACTGGTTCAACTATGAGCTGGTGAAGAGCTGGCTCAGTGGGCTCAGGCCGAAGGACCAGACTTCTGTGGGCATGAGCTTTGTGGCTGGTGGCATCTCAGGGACG GTGGCTGCAGTGCTGACTCTACCCTTTGACGTGGTAAAGACCCAACGCCAGATCGCTCTGGGAGCGATGGAGGCTGTGAGAG TGAACCCCCTGCATGTGGACTCCACCTGGCTGCTGCTGCGGAGGATCCAGGCCGAGTCAGGCACTAAGGGACTCTTTGCAG gcttCCTTCCTCGGATCATCAAGGCTGCCCCCTCCTGTGCCATCATGATCAGCACCTATGAGTTCGGCAAAAGCTTCTTCCAGAGGCTGAACCAGGACCGGCTTCTGGGCGGCTGA
- the SLC25A39 gene encoding probable mitochondrial glutathione transporter SLC25A39 isoform X3: MADQDPAGISPLQQMVASGAGAVVTSLFMTPLDVVKVRLQSQRPSMASVPSSLQSTGKCLLYCNGVLEPLYLCPNGARCATWFQDPTRFTGTMDAFVKIVRHEGTRTLWSGLPATLVMTVPATAIYFTAYDQLKAFLCGRALTSDLYAPMVAGALARLGTVTVISPLELMRTKLQAQHVSYRELGACVRTAVAQGGWRSLWLGWGPTALRDVPFSALYWFNYELVKSWLSGLRPKDQTSVGMSFVAGGISGTVAAVLTLPFDVVKTQRQIALGAMEAVRVNPLHVDSTWLLLRRIQAESGTKGLFAGFLPRIIKAAPSCAIMISTYEFGKSFFQRLNQDRLLGG, translated from the exons atggctgaccaGGACCCTGCGGGCATCAGCCCTCTCCAGCAAATGGTAGCCTCAGGCGCCGGGGCTGTGGTCACCTCCCTCTTCA TGACACCCCTGGACGTGGTGAAGGTTCGCTTGCAGTCTCAGCGGCCCTCCATGGCCAGCG TGCCCTCCTCTCTCCAATCCACAGGGAAGTGCCTCCTGTACTGCAATGGTGTCCTGGAGCCTCTGTACCTGTGCCCAAATGGTGCCCGCTGTGCCACCTGGTTTCAAGACCCTACCCGCTTCACTGGCACCATG GATGCCTTCGTGAAGATCGTGAGGCACGAGGGCACCAGGACCCTCTGGAGCGGCCTTCCCGCCACCCT AGTGATGACTGTGCCAGCTACCGCCATCTACTTCACTGCCTACGACCAACTGAAGGCCTTCCTGTGTGGTCGAGCCCTGACCTCTGACCTCTACGCACCCATGGTGGCTGGCGCGCTGGCCCGCC TGGGCACCGTGACTGTGATTAGCCCCCTGGAGCTTATGCGGACAAAGCTGCAGGCTCAGCATGTATCATACCGGGAGCTGGGTGCCTGTGTTCGAACTGCGGTGGCTCAGGGTGGCTGGCGCTCACTGTGGCTGGGCTGGGGCCCCACTGCCCTTCGAGATGTGCCCTTCTCAG CCCTGTACTGGTTCAACTATGAGCTGGTGAAGAGCTGGCTCAGTGGGCTCAGGCCGAAGGACCAGACTTCTGTGGGCATGAGCTTTGTGGCTGGTGGCATCTCAGGGACG GTGGCTGCAGTGCTGACTCTACCCTTTGACGTGGTAAAGACCCAACGCCAGATCGCTCTGGGAGCGATGGAGGCTGTGAGAG TGAACCCCCTGCATGTGGACTCCACCTGGCTGCTGCTGCGGAGGATCCAGGCCGAGTCAGGCACTAAGGGACTCTTTGCAG gcttCCTTCCTCGGATCATCAAGGCTGCCCCCTCCTGTGCCATCATGATCAGCACCTATGAGTTCGGCAAAAGCTTCTTCCAGAGGCTGAACCAGGACCGGCTTCTGGGCGGCTGA
- the SLC25A39 gene encoding probable mitochondrial glutathione transporter SLC25A39 isoform X4: MADQDPAGISPLQQMVASGAGAVVTSLFMTPLDVVKVRLQSQRPSMASGKCLLYCNGVLEPLYLCPNGARCATWFQDPTRFTGTMDAFVKIVRHEGTRTLWSGLPATLVMTVPATAIYFTAYDQLKAFLCGRALTSDLYAPMVAGALARLGTVTVISPLELMRTKLQAQHVSYRELGACVRTAVAQGGWRSLWLGWGPTALRDVPFSALYWFNYELVKSWLSGLRPKDQTSVGMSFVAGGISGTVAAVLTLPFDVVKTQRQIALGAMEAVRVNPLHVDSTWLLLRRIQAESGTKGLFAGFLPRIIKAAPSCAIMISTYEFGKSFFQRLNQDRLLGG; this comes from the exons atggctgaccaGGACCCTGCGGGCATCAGCCCTCTCCAGCAAATGGTAGCCTCAGGCGCCGGGGCTGTGGTCACCTCCCTCTTCA TGACACCCCTGGACGTGGTGAAGGTTCGCTTGCAGTCTCAGCGGCCCTCCATGGCCAGCG GGAAGTGCCTCCTGTACTGCAATGGTGTCCTGGAGCCTCTGTACCTGTGCCCAAATGGTGCCCGCTGTGCCACCTGGTTTCAAGACCCTACCCGCTTCACTGGCACCATG GATGCCTTCGTGAAGATCGTGAGGCACGAGGGCACCAGGACCCTCTGGAGCGGCCTTCCCGCCACCCT AGTGATGACTGTGCCAGCTACCGCCATCTACTTCACTGCCTACGACCAACTGAAGGCCTTCCTGTGTGGTCGAGCCCTGACCTCTGACCTCTACGCACCCATGGTGGCTGGCGCGCTGGCCCGCC TGGGCACCGTGACTGTGATTAGCCCCCTGGAGCTTATGCGGACAAAGCTGCAGGCTCAGCATGTATCATACCGGGAGCTGGGTGCCTGTGTTCGAACTGCGGTGGCTCAGGGTGGCTGGCGCTCACTGTGGCTGGGCTGGGGCCCCACTGCCCTTCGAGATGTGCCCTTCTCAG CCCTGTACTGGTTCAACTATGAGCTGGTGAAGAGCTGGCTCAGTGGGCTCAGGCCGAAGGACCAGACTTCTGTGGGCATGAGCTTTGTGGCTGGTGGCATCTCAGGGACG GTGGCTGCAGTGCTGACTCTACCCTTTGACGTGGTAAAGACCCAACGCCAGATCGCTCTGGGAGCGATGGAGGCTGTGAGAG TGAACCCCCTGCATGTGGACTCCACCTGGCTGCTGCTGCGGAGGATCCAGGCCGAGTCAGGCACTAAGGGACTCTTTGCAG gcttCCTTCCTCGGATCATCAAGGCTGCCCCCTCCTGTGCCATCATGATCAGCACCTATGAGTTCGGCAAAAGCTTCTTCCAGAGGCTGAACCAGGACCGGCTTCTGGGCGGCTGA
- the SLC25A39 gene encoding probable mitochondrial glutathione transporter SLC25A39 isoform X2 → MADQDPAGISPLQQMVASGAGAVVTSLFMTPLDVVKVRLQSQRPSMASELMPSSRLWSLSYTKWKCLLYCNGVLEPLYLCPNGARCATWFQDPTRFTGTMDAFVKIVRHEGTRTLWSGLPATLVMTVPATAIYFTAYDQLKAFLCGRALTSDLYAPMVAGALARLGTVTVISPLELMRTKLQAQHVSYRELGACVRTAVAQGGWRSLWLGWGPTALRDVPFSALYWFNYELVKSWLSGLRPKDQTSVGMSFVAGGISGTVAAVLTLPFDVVKTQRQIALGAMEAVRVNPLHVDSTWLLLRRIQAESGTKGLFAGFLPRIIKAAPSCAIMISTYEFGKSFFQRLNQDRLLGG, encoded by the exons atggctgaccaGGACCCTGCGGGCATCAGCCCTCTCCAGCAAATGGTAGCCTCAGGCGCCGGGGCTGTGGTCACCTCCCTCTTCA TGACACCCCTGGACGTGGTGAAGGTTCGCTTGCAGTCTCAGCGGCCCTCCATGGCCAGCG AGCTAATGCCTTCCTCCAGACTGTGGAGCCTCTCCTATACCAAAT GGAAGTGCCTCCTGTACTGCAATGGTGTCCTGGAGCCTCTGTACCTGTGCCCAAATGGTGCCCGCTGTGCCACCTGGTTTCAAGACCCTACCCGCTTCACTGGCACCATG GATGCCTTCGTGAAGATCGTGAGGCACGAGGGCACCAGGACCCTCTGGAGCGGCCTTCCCGCCACCCT AGTGATGACTGTGCCAGCTACCGCCATCTACTTCACTGCCTACGACCAACTGAAGGCCTTCCTGTGTGGTCGAGCCCTGACCTCTGACCTCTACGCACCCATGGTGGCTGGCGCGCTGGCCCGCC TGGGCACCGTGACTGTGATTAGCCCCCTGGAGCTTATGCGGACAAAGCTGCAGGCTCAGCATGTATCATACCGGGAGCTGGGTGCCTGTGTTCGAACTGCGGTGGCTCAGGGTGGCTGGCGCTCACTGTGGCTGGGCTGGGGCCCCACTGCCCTTCGAGATGTGCCCTTCTCAG CCCTGTACTGGTTCAACTATGAGCTGGTGAAGAGCTGGCTCAGTGGGCTCAGGCCGAAGGACCAGACTTCTGTGGGCATGAGCTTTGTGGCTGGTGGCATCTCAGGGACG GTGGCTGCAGTGCTGACTCTACCCTTTGACGTGGTAAAGACCCAACGCCAGATCGCTCTGGGAGCGATGGAGGCTGTGAGAG TGAACCCCCTGCATGTGGACTCCACCTGGCTGCTGCTGCGGAGGATCCAGGCCGAGTCAGGCACTAAGGGACTCTTTGCAG gcttCCTTCCTCGGATCATCAAGGCTGCCCCCTCCTGTGCCATCATGATCAGCACCTATGAGTTCGGCAAAAGCTTCTTCCAGAGGCTGAACCAGGACCGGCTTCTGGGCGGCTGA